In one window of Paraflavitalea soli DNA:
- a CDS encoding ABC transporter permease, whose translation MLKNYIKTAFRNFRRNKFYTSLNITGLAIGIATCMLILLYVHDELSYDRFNAKASRIYRINNEIRFGGNYFDVAQTPALLGTEAVKQLPQVEQYTRLRWRAPLLIKKGAANIRETRLAYSDSTLFEVFTLPMISGDPLTALKEPHSLVITESMARKYFDHTDVAGQYLTINDTVRYKVTGVIRDIPQNSHFNFDLILPFVEMKESRSDNWLSQNFNTYLVLKKGTDVHKVSQQVDALLQSFMEPELRSVLGISLDEFNKQGSFVKCTLTPLTDIHLHSNREGEMAPNGDIQYVYIFSLVAFFILAIACVNFMNLFTARASNRAREIGVRKVLGSLRSNLIHQFLIESLLISFIALLVALLMVWPILPYFNELAGKEISFYVLLKPSMAGALLLFALMIGLLAGTYPAFLLSSFQPIEVLKGKLAKGFKGSWLRNALVVFQFAVSIMLIIGTIVIYGQLRYMHRKDIGFNRQQVLVIHNTDALKKELTAFKNGLQQLSGVAGVTMTGYLPVSGDRNNNAFFTSPALDPKSVISMQSWYVDDQYIPTLAVKLLEGRNFSPQFPTDSTGIILNEAAAARFLATNTALNKKLYVLADTKSKALKEYHVIGVMKNFHFNSLRESITPLALFLGKDRTSIAVRLNEQHITATIGAIQRQWRSMAPGQPFVHSFMNEEFDRLYKTDQRTGKITVSFAILAILIACLGLFALVAYAAEQRIKEIGIRKVLGASVISLLRLLSFNFLKLVAIAALISFPVSWWAMNKWLQGFAYRIAISWQVFAIAGVAALLIALLTISFQAIKAAIANPVESLRSE comes from the coding sequence ATGCTTAAAAACTATATTAAAACGGCCTTCCGGAACTTCCGGAGGAACAAGTTTTATACCTCCCTCAATATTACGGGCCTTGCCATCGGTATTGCCACCTGTATGTTGATCCTGTTGTATGTACATGATGAATTGAGTTATGACCGGTTCAATGCAAAGGCAAGCCGCATTTACCGCATCAATAATGAGATAAGGTTTGGCGGCAATTATTTTGATGTGGCCCAAACGCCTGCGCTGTTAGGAACAGAAGCTGTAAAACAGTTGCCGCAGGTAGAACAATATACCCGTCTACGGTGGCGCGCCCCCCTGTTGATCAAAAAAGGGGCCGCCAATATCCGGGAAACCCGTCTTGCGTATAGTGACTCTACCTTGTTTGAAGTATTTACCTTACCGATGATTTCCGGCGATCCCCTCACAGCATTGAAAGAGCCCCATTCCCTCGTGATCACGGAAAGTATGGCCCGGAAATATTTCGACCATACGGATGTAGCCGGGCAATACCTTACCATTAATGATACGGTCAGGTACAAGGTTACCGGTGTTATCAGGGACATTCCCCAAAACTCCCATTTCAATTTCGATCTCATCCTGCCTTTTGTTGAAATGAAAGAAAGCCGGAGTGATAACTGGCTGAGCCAAAATTTCAATACCTATCTCGTTCTGAAGAAAGGGACCGATGTACATAAGGTGTCCCAACAGGTAGATGCCCTGCTGCAAAGTTTTATGGAGCCTGAACTAAGGTCCGTGCTGGGCATTAGCCTGGATGAATTCAACAAACAGGGCAGCTTTGTAAAATGTACCCTTACCCCATTAACCGATATTCACCTGCATTCCAACAGGGAAGGAGAAATGGCCCCTAACGGCGACATTCAATATGTATACATATTTTCCCTGGTCGCTTTTTTTATTCTCGCCATTGCCTGCGTCAATTTCATGAACCTTTTCACGGCACGCGCCTCCAATCGTGCCCGGGAAATTGGCGTGAGAAAAGTATTGGGTTCCTTAAGAAGCAACCTTATCCATCAGTTCCTGATAGAATCATTGCTGATCAGCTTCATTGCCTTACTGGTGGCTTTACTGATGGTATGGCCCATACTGCCATACTTTAATGAACTGGCTGGTAAGGAGATTAGTTTTTACGTACTGCTGAAACCATCCATGGCGGGTGCACTGCTGCTTTTTGCCCTGATGATCGGGCTGCTGGCAGGAACCTACCCGGCATTTCTGTTATCATCCTTTCAGCCCATAGAAGTATTGAAAGGAAAACTGGCCAAAGGGTTCAAAGGCAGCTGGCTCAGGAATGCCCTGGTGGTCTTTCAATTTGCGGTATCCATTATGCTTATTATAGGCACCATTGTTATATACGGTCAGCTCCGCTACATGCACCGTAAAGATATTGGCTTCAACAGGCAGCAGGTGCTGGTCATCCATAATACCGACGCTTTAAAAAAGGAATTGACCGCTTTCAAAAATGGATTGCAGCAATTGAGTGGGGTGGCCGGCGTAACCATGACAGGTTATTTGCCGGTAAGCGGCGACAGGAACAACAATGCCTTTTTCACTTCTCCTGCCCTTGATCCTAAAAGCGTCATTTCTATGCAATCCTGGTACGTAGATGATCAATACATTCCTACTTTGGCAGTAAAGCTATTGGAAGGACGGAATTTTTCACCGCAATTCCCGACTGATTCTACAGGCATCATTCTCAATGAGGCCGCTGCTGCCAGGTTCCTGGCTACCAATACCGCGCTGAATAAAAAACTGTATGTATTAGCTGATACCAAAAGCAAAGCGTTAAAAGAATACCATGTGATCGGTGTCATGAAAAACTTTCATTTTAATTCTTTACGGGAATCCATTACTCCCCTGGCCCTATTTTTAGGTAAGGACCGTACCAGTATTGCCGTACGTTTGAACGAACAGCATATTACTGCTACTATCGGAGCCATACAGCGTCAATGGCGATCCATGGCGCCCGGGCAGCCTTTTGTCCATTCCTTTATGAATGAGGAATTCGACCGGCTTTATAAAACGGATCAGCGTACAGGGAAGATCACTGTTTCCTTTGCGATACTGGCCATACTGATAGCCTGCCTGGGATTGTTTGCACTGGTAGCCTATGCAGCAGAGCAACGTATTAAAGAAATCGGGATCCGTAAAGTATTGGGTGCTTCCGTGATCAGCCTCCTGCGTTTACTCTCCTTCAACTTTTTGAAGCTGGTGGCCATAGCCGCACTGATCTCTTTCCCCGTATCCTGGTGGGCCATGAATAAATGGCTCCAGGGCTTTGCCTACCGGATAGCTATCAGCTGGCAGGTATTTGCCATTGCCGGGGTAGCTGCCTTACTCATTGCCTTACTAACGATCAGTTTCCAGGCCATTAAAGCGGCTATCGCCAACCCTGTGGAAAGTCTGCGTTCGGAATAA
- a CDS encoding sensor histidine kinase produces the protein MKRIKTFWELIICTGASGTLRESFTCKGINRLSVAIILFNLIAGPSLFILTGLPATLWGILAIDALMGVVILLNAKRLHQAAGLLFFITLNIATFCFAAILGKDANAQLMIVFLVGLASILYDDKRLRAICVGLSFLCFLALEYTYQHNLLPTLAINEGGRSLIRWSSYFAITVLVGYLFCIYSDLTRDLLNELEAQKEQLEQHLLSKKHFIREAVHEIKSGFNPIEGMVAYLAESDRLKKTTVTADQLIGHIKGGCLSYRRLLANLLEFSKIEFGKKDDPIMEPMEIRSFMQQVVNEFQYAAYAEKTSIVLQIDENVPAMVSCDPIKLRQIANNLIHNAIKFVRTSCHVVVKVELHGVDAWQLTVINDGESFTEEQLKRIFHPYQHVRTGVNLEGNGLGLFITHKLVETLQGNIEVVRAVKDHTVFEVTFPLEQRMAINAKTSARA, from the coding sequence ATGAAAAGGATCAAGACTTTTTGGGAGCTAATTATTTGTACAGGTGCAAGTGGCACACTCAGGGAATCATTTACCTGCAAAGGCATCAACCGCTTGTCGGTGGCCATCATTCTCTTCAACCTGATAGCCGGCCCTTCGCTGTTTATTTTGACCGGCCTGCCTGCCACCCTTTGGGGAATCCTGGCAATAGATGCGCTCATGGGTGTCGTCATTTTGTTAAATGCCAAACGGCTGCATCAGGCAGCCGGCCTGCTGTTTTTTATCACCCTCAATATAGCCACCTTCTGTTTTGCCGCCATCTTGGGTAAGGATGCAAATGCCCAGCTTATGATTGTTTTCCTGGTAGGACTTGCCAGCATTTTGTATGATGATAAAAGATTACGTGCCATCTGTGTAGGCCTCTCTTTCCTCTGTTTCCTGGCGCTTGAATATACCTATCAGCATAACCTGTTGCCAACCTTGGCCATCAACGAGGGAGGCAGGAGCCTCATACGCTGGAGTTCTTATTTTGCGATCACCGTGCTGGTGGGCTACCTGTTCTGTATTTATTCCGATCTTACCCGGGATTTGCTGAATGAACTCGAAGCACAAAAAGAGCAGTTGGAACAGCACTTACTCAGCAAGAAACATTTTATCCGGGAAGCCGTACATGAGATCAAAAGCGGCTTCAATCCTATTGAAGGCATGGTAGCTTACCTGGCCGAATCAGACCGGCTCAAAAAAACAACGGTCACTGCCGATCAGTTAATAGGGCATATAAAGGGAGGATGTCTTAGTTATCGCAGGCTGTTGGCCAACCTCCTGGAGTTTTCCAAGATCGAGTTTGGCAAGAAAGATGATCCCATCATGGAACCTATGGAGATAAGGTCCTTTATGCAACAGGTAGTGAATGAATTTCAATATGCAGCTTACGCAGAAAAAACGTCCATTGTACTACAGATCGACGAGAATGTTCCTGCCATGGTTTCCTGCGATCCCATCAAGCTGCGCCAGATAGCCAACAACCTCATTCACAATGCCATCAAATTTGTACGGACCAGCTGCCATGTAGTAGTAAAAGTTGAACTGCACGGGGTGGATGCCTGGCAACTCACCGTGATCAATGATGGAGAAAGCTTCACCGAAGAACAGCTTAAGAGAATTTTTCACCCCTACCAGCATGTGCGTACCGGGGTCAACCTGGAGGGAAATGGGTTGGGACTATTCATTACCCACAAATTGGTGGAAACACTCCAGGGAAATATTGAAGTAGTGAGAGCGGTCAAAGACCATACCGTATTTGAGGTTACGTTCCCGCTGGAACAACGAATGGCCATTAATGCAAAAACCTCTGCCCGGGCTTAA